The Chitinophaga pinensis DSM 2588 region TGTGTTTGATGATGACGTATTTTTCCAGCAGTGTGTGAAGTTCTGCTTTGCTGGCTCTCATAATCTGACACCGTTCTATCTATCAGCGTAAAGATGCGCCCACACTTTCAATGTTCGCCCATTTTCCAATGAAAAGATGCGTTGGATATTGAAAGAAGACCCGTAAGCGGATTTCCCGTAGTCGGATATATCCCATGTGCCGACGGTATAAGGATCGCAACTGAACACATAACAGGAAAACGTCAATCGTTGCGGATTAGATAAAAGCGTCCAAGTTCCGAAGTCAGGGATGTAACTATTTAATGGAAATCGGCAAATGTGAGTTTCTGTTTTATCGCCAATTGTCGGCCCTGTGGAGAATTGTATCATTTCATCACTGCTCAACGCTTCCCGCGTAAACGTTGAATCGATTTTACCATCAGCGCTGTAATAAGTGCGCTCTACCTTCATGATTGTCCAATCTTTATTGGCTGATCCTGTTAAATCCGCTATAGTCATCTTATTTACCGTTGGATCATCGTCCTTGTCATCTTTTTTAGAACAAGTCGCAAAACAAAAGAGGCTGACCACGGCGCAGGCGGTCAAAGCATTTAAGGCTCGTTTCATATGGTTGATCGATTAGTTTTATAGACATGTGTGCAAAGGGGGCAAGGTCTTCGGCGTCCGAATCCTTCGTCAAAGCAATAGAGATACCGGGGAACGTAAAATTTGATTCGATCTGTAAGTAGATCCAAAATTTCATCGGCCTGCTCAATAATACAATCCCTGTCCGTGTCGGTGAAAGGCATTGTCGATGCTTTTACTTTTTTTGCGTAGACTGCATCGGTGAAGTTACATTTGTCCATGACCGTTTGTTTGAAACGATTATGCGCATGTGCCAAAATGTTATCCAGGTCACGCAAGATATTATCCACGCTGATTTGAAACTGTAATTGTCTATAGTAAAAGAAACGCTCGTCATCGTCCCGTTGCTCATAAATGATTTGATGAAAATTAAACGGCGCATTCAGGAAGGACAAAAAATGATAGGCAAAAATGTTTTTACTCGCCAGACGCAGCGCATCCGGTTCGCGTCCTTCGACAACCGCATTCGACACTGCGAGATTATCTTCAACAGCTTTTATACCGTATTTTCTCCGCACTGCATCTTGGATATAAAGCGTTTCTTCTAAAATCCGATATGTATCCAGGCGAAAATAAAACACGTTCACCAACGGAATGAAAGCGATGTCATCCCTTTCAAACTTCACCTTTGCAGTCCCTTCAATGATATCGAGAAAAATACCGACCTGACCGAGACGCGGGTGTACTTGCAGTGTATGCGTGCCGTTTTCATATCGAAAAAAATGCATATGCGCATAAAAGGTATTATGACGTACAATCACATAGCGGCCGATTAGCATCGATAATTGGGGTTTTGATGGTTCAAGAAACCACGACATTAGCATTAACACGAATTAGATGTTTCGGTGAAAGATGGGGTATCGTCATTGATTGAGAGTTCCTTGATCCTGTTCAGAAGGTTATACACAGTATTTCGGTGCCACTTTGCACGATGGCGGCGGAATGTATGAATATGACGACGGTTTAATTCGGCAGCCAGGGCGCGAATTGTTTTAAATCCCTGCGCAATTAGCTCTTCTATGATCGGTATCATTTTTTTGGCGAAATCATCTGCCGCCTGTTTATTCTTTTGCGCGAGGTCCTTACACGCTACACCAAACCGAATACCACGCCGTTTGGCCGCTTGCATTGCAGAGCTTGTGCGCTTGCTGATAATGTCACCTTCTTTTTCGGCCTCAATCGCGTCTTCTAACAATTGAAGTTTAGTTGCGTTGGGCTTATCAGCGGCAATAATTTTTACAGGGCTTTCGAGAAGTCGCGCCACGAAAAAGGCATGACGCGCCAAGCGGTCTATCTTGGCTATAATCAAAATAGCGCCTATTTTCTTGCAGTAACGTAAGGCGCTTTTGAGGATAGGGCGCTTATCATTCTTTCCGCTATCTACTTCGAAAAATTCACGCGCTACAAAAAAGTCAATGACGCGCCGAAGCAAGCATACATCGCCTTGCTGCGCTTGCATTCCAAAACCATCTTTACCTTGATCGTCTGTCGATACTCGAAAATATGTTACAGCGGGGGTAATCATCTCCGTGGCTCCTTGTCCATCAATAAGGGAACCCTTATTTTGCGCTTATAAACTTAAATATCGAATAATGGTTTAAATCAAAACCGATTGATGTGAAGCGTTTTTTAAAAGCGAGAGTAAAGGAAATAGCGGCTTTTTTGTCCACGGGAGAGGGTTCCTTCACATATGGCCAAATTTTTTTGAAAAATTCTTGTCATTCCAAGAATATGTGGGTCATAGGAAATTGCAGGAAATTGCGGAACCACCTATAAATTTTGATAACACACTGCCTTATTTCATCAAACAAATGTTTCCCATTGTTTGGGAACCCCGCCGGGATGGGTCGCAGGGAATGGCGCGGCGGCAGCGCCTTCCCCGTGTGTATCTATTTTCTAATTGAAAACATTATCAAAGTCATTCTGCGTCATCTATGAATATCGGTTGGCAAAGTATCAAATAAAGATTTTACAAAATTTAATGCCTCTTCATTCTCCCCAAGTAATTTTATAACGGCACTCTCATAATTAGCTCGTGAGGTAAATTGCAAGCTTCTCACAATTGCATTAATAGCTCCAGTTTCACGTATTGGATATCTTTTAAGAATTGAAAGTAAGTCGTTTGCTGCTAAGAAGTCATTAAGTCGTGTTTCTTCATCTTGAATAGCCGTAACGACATCAATATTTATTACTACGGGTATCGCCGCGACTATTGTAGCTCTAGTGGGCAAATTTTTGAAGATTTCTTCACGGACAGCTCTTTCAGAGATTCTTTGGCTTAAATGTCTAATTTGTGCACGAACCGCATCTAGTGCCGTTGTTTCAGCTTGCTTTAAGTATATTGCTGGATCTCCTGCTAACATAGCAGCTTGACGTTCAGCAATGCGACGCTGAATCTCAGGATGATAATATATGGCCTCCACCGAATAAAATGGCAGAGCATACACGCCTTGTGTTTTTAATTGATCTATATCAGCCTGCATACGACCATCACCATCAATAATGCCAAAGGCTTTTACCCAATGAATATTCTCTTCCTGTCGAATTGCAGTAACGAATTTCTCTACGTCACGACAGCTTTCTTTCGGAACGATTGAAACTTCAGGGAAAACTAAACTATAGAGAGGCGTATCAAGACTTTGTGACGTACCTTCTATAAAGAGCATCTTCCGTCTTGAACCAAGAATATCTTCCTTAGTTTGTTCATCAATTGTAGTATTTGATGGAAGTATATCAGCATCCCAAGCGCGAACGCTATCTCCTTGAAATTCACAACCACGAATAAGCATTATATTTGCATTATCACTATTGATCGGCAGCATTATATCATGTGTCGAAACTATAAAAGCGCAATCTGGTCGCTTTGCTATAAGCAAAGACAATAAAGGAGATGATATAGAGTGATGTAAGTGCCTTTCAGGTTCGTCAATCAGAATAAGAGACTCTTTTTGTGCTGTAAGAACCGAGGCTATAAT contains the following coding sequences:
- a CDS encoding recombinase family protein, whose product is MITPAVTYFRVSTDDQGKDGFGMQAQQGDVCLLRRVIDFFVAREFFEVDSGKNDKRPILKSALRYCKKIGAILIIAKIDRLARHAFFVARLLESPVKIIAADKPNATKLQLLEDAIEAEKEGDIISKRTSSAMQAAKRRGIRFGVACKDLAQKNKQAADDFAKKMIPIIEELIAQGFKTIRALAAELNRRHIHTFRRHRAKWHRNTVYNLLNRIKELSINDDTPSFTETSNSC
- a CDS encoding AAA family ATPase, whose amino-acid sequence is MKSFRMPFSLPIPQSDNPNFVVNLSVGEILYVLGPNGVGKSRLMQLFYAHFPNTTLRISAHRQNWFTNSSVSITAASRLSSLGAQRNQDISVDSAWTEYQPEVRINIALYDLVAAENNRARIIAKAFEEGNLDEAAKFKEELQPPVKTINELLRLSNLPIVISILEDGQIVASKSGGPSYAINKLSDGERNALIIIASVLTAQKESLILIDEPERHLHHSISSPLLSLLIAKRPDCAFIVSTHDIMLPINSDNANIMLIRGCEFQGDSVRAWDADILPSNTTIDEQTKEDILGSRRKMLFIEGTSQSLDTPLYSLVFPEVSIVPKESCRDVEKFVTAIRQEENIHWVKAFGIIDGDGRMQADIDQLKTQGVYALPFYSVEAIYYHPEIQRRIAERQAAMLAGDPAIYLKQAETTALDAVRAQIRHLSQRISERAVREEIFKNLPTRATIVAAIPVVINIDVVTAIQDEETRLNDFLAANDLLSILKRYPIRETGAINAIVRSLQFTSRANYESAVIKLLGENEEALNFVKSLFDTLPTDIHR